Sequence from the Phragmites australis chromosome 11, lpPhrAust1.1, whole genome shotgun sequence genome:
CTGAGAGGGCGCATCCCTTCCTCCAAACAGGTTGCAATCAACTATTGGATCTCAGAGTATAGTGACTGCACCAGAGGTGCAAGCATGGACTGATGGTCCAGTGCGATCGAGTCTTGAGAGGCATGACAGCAGCATCCACACCTAACACCCCCTCTGTCGCAGCAGACAGAGTCGACATCCTTGCCACACCTAGCAAAGGGTTGAGGTGAAACTGGTGACGAGAAATGACGTCCATGATGCGGAGTCGTAGCCACGATCTTTGCCCAGCTCCGAGCTTGATGCAAATGGTGAGGTTAGGTAGATGTGGAGGGAGCGTACATGCTAGGAGGAGTAATGTACCGAGAGCGGCATTTCCACTCCTATTGCCTAGAGCGCTGACAGCGGATGCAAAGGAAGATGTCCCGATAGGAACTGACTTGGTGGTCGTGTGCAAGGCAATGATAACATCTGCCTTGATCCCACCTCTTGAAAGCAAGATTGAAAACGAGATTAGCTCCGAATGAGCTGTGAACGATAGTGGCATCGATTGCTCGGTGTGACGCGTAGATGGATCCTGTCTAGAGCGACCCTTCGAGTCCACCAACACCTGTAGTGCCTTGACAGAGATGGTGGGAAGCActggtgaaggtggaggaggcaaaaTTGGTTGTGACGACGGGGAGACAACAACGGTGAGCGACGGGTTCCCACGGATGACACTTGGGCTCAGGCAATGGGGAGGATGTTGGACGTCAGCAAAGGAGTGGGTGTCCGGTGGCTCCAACAGTGAGGTTGGCCCCAGGTCACCTCCAGTGCTAGGACCACAGTTGGGATCCGTCGTTTAACCCATCAGGCATAGCGACGTAGACCCTGCGGAGGAAATTAGGATCTACCGCCACCCGAACCAGTGGCGTAGATAAGATCTGGGAGGCATGGACCAAGCGAACGACGATAGGCTCTGAGCCAGCGCCAATTTGGCAGGCTGCTTTGAACTCCAAGTGGTGGCATGGGCAGATCTAGATTGGCAAGGAGGAGCTGCAATGGCTGGAGGAGATGAGCTTCAACaactgaggaggaggagctgcgaTGGGTGGAGCAGAGGAGCTTCGACGGCTGGACTGTTGGTGGTGGCAAGTGACGGGCGGAGGGAGGCGGgcctttctagctcctcctccCCTTGGGACTCCCCGTTGAGGGAGCAGGTGGCAGCAGGTATGGGCGAAGGAGGAGCCGAGGAGCAAAGCTTGGAGGGGTGAAGCAGCAGTATCTTGGTGAAAACCAGCAACGGGGAGCGGTAGATCCAGGCTCAGGGTTGGCAGATCCGGCCAATCCAGCCTTGGTCCACAGCTAGGGTGGCAAGCTTTTCCAGAGGGCATCGGCGGTGACGGGGCTCGGGTGTTGCGCTCTGGCGATGGCAGCCCTTGTGCAACCCGCAACTGCCCACCTCGCAGTCCGCACTCTTGCAGAGGTTGCTTCTACGTGCTCCATTGAGATTGAATGCCGCTTCCGTAAACTATTGCAACGTCAACACTCAACACAAAATCTAAACAGTAGCATTCGTTGTTGGGAATTTTGCTATTCACGCTACATGGAAACGGCCGGCCACCATCCTGCATGCATGTGGCAGCTCGCCTCGGCAGCCGCGCGTCTCCATCTGCAGGAATCTTTCTGCCCCGCGCTCACAGCAACATGGCCTGGTGATGCCTTGTTTACCAATAAATCCCTAACACATTAATCCCGTAATCACAGACGCGCACAATGACTCAACGAGCACCGGACGCTGACCGGTTCAGCTAAAACCATTGGTGCGACATCTCATCACGGTCGTAGTATATCTAATCACGCGGGATCGAATCGCACATTGCTCTTGCAGTTTGCACATGatctatgcatgcatgcatgagtgcAGCAGTAGTTGCATGCCGTGTCTTCTGTGTGTGGcagcacatctctctctctttctccttgtAGCCTTCATGCGATCATGAGAGGGTGGCAACGCAGGTAGGAAAACTTATGGCACGTACCGGTTGTTGGACGAACCTCTGTAGATTCCAGCTACTCTACCCCTGTTTAAACAGTCAGTCAACATGTCTAATCTTGCAGCTATGATCTAATCTACTCCTAAGTTTTAGCTTTGACCGGCAAAGGCACATTTCCAAAGGGCCAAGCATGTGAGAGTAGAACCGACAGATGATCTAGCATGCAGGCCGTTCCAACTACTTTTAGCGCCTTGTGGGTGTTGGCATGCAGTGGTACGTGTTCAACTTGAACCACTTTCGAGGAGGAATCACCAAGGACCCGTTCGAAACCTAGGGATTTTTCACGTGTCTTTGCAGAATATTAAATTGTTTTCTATGAAATTACTGCAAAATTCTTACGGCTCGGAATTCTTGCTTCTCAACGTTGTAGTATATGAAAGGAGATACTCCACTTCACTGTAAGTTCATGAGCAAGAAATGCAACTTCATTCAACTTTATGCATGAGGTAATATTTCACAAAACTTAAGTTATTCAAATGAGCTAAAGCGCTTTCTTTCTTCGTCAAGAATAAAGATGCTTGACAAATGACGATCAAACATAACAAACACATTGAGCGGTGCGGAGCGGACAACAAGAATCTTTTGAAGCAATCATGGAAGTACAGATTAAAAGCCAAACTATATCAGGATTAGCTTAATAAACATTTGGTCTTGGGgcaaaatcacaacaaaaaacCTGACACCACTAGCTCAAACGTACGGCCACCTCAGAGTCCAAAACCTCATTCTAATTAGCTAAGGAGCTTTGAAATCCCTTTTCCAGGAAATGTAATTTGCATCAACACCATCCAGCATCAAGTTGGAAAATTTATACTCCAATCTTcgaaacatgtttttttttgtgagatAATTTTCAAAACATGTAGTGTGAGTAGTCAACACACCTGTTTTTGAGGTTTCTATATAGGAGGCAAATTTCAGCTTAGAAAATGCATGCCACTGCCAAATTGATAACCCTTCATATGCAGGCATTCATAGCAAAAGTTTTCATGCATATCAACTCTTCAAAATGAAAGATATTTGCATTGAAAGCATCAAATTTATGGTTCTGTTTGTGACTTAACCtagaaacatttttttttgttggatggAGTTTACTCAATTAGAGAGGGCACCAATGCAAATTCCAATTCCAAACCCGGAAAAGGAGacatccaaaggctccgattaTCATTTAAACCCTTTGAACTACCCTTATTTACCACCATCATCATAAAGTCTTAGCAAAGTGAGAGGAATTAATACAATTAACAGATAAGTACTGCTACCGATTAAACAGGCTTACTTAGCTCCCCGCCCAAATCCTAGTGCGCTCGCGCTCAGAACGCGCAGATCTCGTCGGCCGCCTTGCGTGGTGTGCACACCGGCACGGCGCCACCCATCGTGTTCTTGCAGTGGGCGATGGCGCCCTCGATGGCGCTCTGGAGCTCCTCCATCGACGACGCCGTGGACAGCGACACCGGCCCGATGCCGACAATGCCGCCCGCCACGGCCGCGGCGGCCGGCACGTCGGGGAAGCCGAAGCCGCCGGCCCCACCGAAGGTGAGGAGGCCTGAGTGGCTCGGCGACGAACGCATCGACGAGGGGCAGCTCGCCGCGCACCGCTTCTGGCGCGGGAACCGGAGGTTCCCCGAGAAGGAGTTGGAGTGCGCGTACTTGCCGCTgacctccgccgccaccgccgccgcgacgACGTGGTCGTCGTCGCCCCGCTTCTTGCGGATCGAGAAGGTGAACGGCTTCTTGAacccctgctgctgctgctgcgccggCGGCTGCGGCTGGTTgtttccgccgccgccgttgacTTTGTTCTGGTTCTTGGGGATCTGCGACAGCTTCTCATACAGCGGTTTCACCTTCTTGGCGTACTTCTTGATCACCTCCTTGGCGAGCGACCTGGACGGCTTCTTCGCAGCGGGTGCGCCGCCGCGGTGGAACACCGAGGAGAAGCGGGTTGCAAAGGACGAGAGGTACTGTTTACCGGTGCGCTTCGCTGGGGGTAGTCCGGCGAACGAGGAGGTGCCGGCCAGATGGTTAAGATGGCGGCGGTCGTCTTCGGTGGCGGAGCTGGGGCGGGACGAGGACGCGGCGGAGTCAGGGAGCAGGAGCGTGGCGCAGTCGGCGGAGAATGACGACGAGGTGCTGCCGTTGGAGTCGCGGGAGGagttggaggtggaggtggagtcggacgcggaggcggaggacgTGGACGCCGACGACAGCAGCAGCGTGCGCACCATGGAGATGCGCGGCGATAGCTGCAGCGGCAGGAGCTGGCCCTTGTAGAAGAGCTCGTCCGCCGGGCACAGCTGCGCTGCCGACCGCTGCTTGGACGCCGGCGACAGCGTGACCGTGAACTCGAACTCCGACGACGACGCCGAGGACGACGTCGGCGACGGGAACGACTTCACGCCGCCGGCGTCGCCCGCCCTCGCGTCCTTGCTGCCTCTTGACCTGCCCATGGCTTTACGGCTGCTGCTACGCTACAGGCTCATGACGACGCGGTGGAAGAGGagagggtgggggggggggggctgccAGCATAGCGAGGAGGCACGGACGGGGAGGAGAGAAAGGTAAAAACTTTTCGGGGTGACGAGCCTGACGACTTTATGAGGGGGAGCCGGGTCTCAGCTCGGCAGATGGGTCGAGGAGATGCCCATGGCGTCGCATGTGAGGGCGGTCTCCGCGGCCGTCAGATCGCTTCGGGATCACGATCGGATGGCTTGGTACTGCAGGCTAGTCCATGCATAGATTTTCTCGGTCAATAATCGGGCAGTTAAACTGATGACTGGATCTCACAGCGCCTGCGGATAGGATTTTCCGTGGATTTTTcactatttttgtttttatatcattattttttaaaacatatagACACACGTACATACTCATACCGCTACAAGTACGCGCTTATACTAAGAACCGAATATGCAAAACTTAAAAATTAACGTGAGACCAGAGATGCAGACCTTAGAGATTTACATAGTCACCACATCTGTCAACATATATAGCgcctataaaaaaaaatcatcttggCGAGACACTAAAAAGCACACATAgggtttttattttctttggatGGATTGATCGAGACTTGTGGTACAttaggttttttttataaacaagATTTACTCGGTTTTTATTAAAACCCAAAATAGAGTCATATAACCACAaagttggtaaaaaaaaaaaaaggaaaacacaaAGCTGGGGAGACCAGCCTACAAAAGTTCACCACAAATAGAGAACCAATAAAAACGTAAATAACTCATCCATGAGCTAGACATAGTAAAAGCACAACCATACTACAGCAGACACCAACATCAAGATGATATCAAAGACGATGCTTAAAGTTCCACCACATTAGACACCAGCATCTGATTCATTTTGAAGGTCGAAGTCTACTGAAGAACCTTGGATAGAGCTGCCTCCAAAGTCTTCCTATCTTCCATTTCAAGACAAATCTTCTATTTCTGCAAATATAAAATCCCCCAAAAAATCACATCAATAGAAAGCGTAGGGAACATTTTTCTATCGCCATTTTATTGCGAGCTCTTTAAACCACCCATGCTAAACCTGAACCTGCAAAAAAGAACACACCCAATTTTTGCAAGCCTTTAAAATTCAAACCAAGCCAACTGGACAAAAGATCTTTCATAGACTTGGCTTGGTTCCTCCAGCCAAAATACTCCATGAGACAACACCAAGCAAAACGAGCTAAGGGacacttttaaaaaatatgatcaGTTGTTTTCAAATGCCCACAAAGATAGTAGTTCTCATTTTCTTTCCAACCCATTTCTTCAAAGATGCAGCAGATTGCACTCTATTGTGGAAAGTCTGCCAAAGGAAGATCTTAATTTTCAGAGGCAGCTTGCTATCCCAAATCACACCAGCTCCCTTCCTGATGATACCCCAAAGGTGATAAATCTATATAGAGATCTAGTTGTAAAatttctagatttatctagagCCTAGAACAcctcatcatcattatcatttAAGTTCACCTTTTAAAGTCTCCCATATAGCTTATGTAAATTCTCATATTAACTCTGGTTTAGTGTCCTTCTAAACAAAATACTCCAGTGGTTATCCATGACACAATCCTCTACTAAGATATTAGGGTCTTCACAAAGCTTATACAAGTCaagatattgaatatgaataggAGTATCACCCAACCAAATATCTTCTAGAAGACAACCTTATCCCCTATTGACCTTATAATAAGCACCTCACTTAAAGAGATGTTTAATTTTATACAGTTCCTATCAAAATTGGGATGCTCCTCTCCTCTTGGAACTAAAGAACAAACCATCAGACATGTATTTGGCTTTGAGGATTTGACACCATGTCTCCTCACTATTCCTAATAATCTTCTAGATCTATTTCACCAGAAGGCACTCATTCAGTATCTTAGTATTTGCAATACCCAACCCACCAAACTTCTTAAGTCTACACACTACATCCCATTTAACTATATGATATTTAAACTTATTATCAGCACCTTACCAGAAAAAATTTGCTCTTATGGAGTCCATCTTGCGATACACCCCTGCTGGCAAAAGGTAGAAACACATATTATAGATGACGAGACTACTCAAGCACGAGTTGGTCAGAATCAATCTACCCCCTGAAGAcatattcttttctttccaAGAGACCAGCTTTTTATGCAACTTGAGGCTTAAAGGTTCAAAATCTATCACACCTAGGTGTTGATCAAAGATAGGAATACCCAAATAGCTAACATGAAAATCTCCCAACTTACAGTTCAGTATATTAGAAAATTTTTCTTTGCCTTCTTGATCATACCCAAAAATAAACACTTCATTTTTGTGGAAGTTGATCTTAATTCTTGATAACCACTCAAAATAGTATAGGATCACCTTCAAGTTTAGAATGGGCTGGTCACTTCCATTGACCATAATAACAATATCACCagcatattgaatatgagacACCCTTTTAGCATTAAGTGGTCCACCACCCCTGTAATTAGCCCTTTATCAACTGCTTTATCACTCAATTGCCCTAGAATATCAGCCACCAAATTGAATAGGATGGGTGATAAAGGATCCCTTTGTCTCAACCCTTGCTCAGTCTTGAAATATGAACTCCTTTGACCATTGACATTTATGCAAACCTGACACCCTTGGATAGATTGAATAACCCATTTGATCCACAAAGCAGGAAAGCCTTTTCTCTCCAACACTTTCTGAATAAAGTTCCATTTAACTTTATCATAAGCCTTCTCGAATAACACCTTGTCTTTTGCTATGTTTGAGTTCATGCAAAACTTCATGTAAGATCACAACTCCCTCTAAAATGTTTCTCCCTTTAATAAAAGCTGTTTGTTGATGCTTAATCAGTTGGTTAGCCAAAGGGCTGATCCTATATGTCATCATCTTAATAAACATCTTATAATCCATATTCAACAAACAGATGGACCTATATTGTTTGATATTAGTTACATGTTAACCTTAGGAAGTAAAGTAATAACCTCATAGTTTAATCTCTTAAGATCAAGACTTCCTTTCTGAAAATCTCTCACCATACCCATAATATCACCTTTATCACATCCTAAACATTTCTAAAGAAAGATATCCCAAAACTATTTACACCAGGTGCAGTGTCTAACTTCATGTTAAACACCACACCTTCATTTCTTCTTCAGTAATTTCCTTGATCAAGGACTCCCTATCTTGATTTTGGATCTATTGCCCCATGCCCCAAATTTTTTTCTTGATATGGATATGTTTCTCCGTATTAGAGACAAACATGTTTACGTAAAAATCCACAACATGTTTCTCCAAATCAACTTGCTCTAAAATTAGGCCATTCTCAGTttccatagaaaaaaaaaagttacacttccttcttcttccattAGCACAGTGATGAAAAAACCCGGTGTTGCTATCCCCGTGAAGAATTCAATCCTTACCACCTCTCTGTTGGATCTCATCCATGAGATATAAGTGTTCCATCTCTTCTTCTAACTAAGCTCCCACTCTTCAACACTAAGCCAAGCATGTTCTGCTCTCATATCAAAATCATTTAAAAGAACGTTAatctcttttctccttttttttattatcaCCAATCTGGGCCAAATGCCAGCCTTTAAGAAATTTCCTAGCTTTGGACATACACTCATGCCATTTATCTAAAGAATAAATCTGCTATGGCATTTATTTTACACCCAAATCTAACACTATAGGAGTATGATTTGAACAAACCTTGGTCAGACTTGTCACAGTACTAAGGGAAAATTTAATTTCCCAATCACAGGAGACCAAAACTCCATCTAAGTCCACCATAACCAAATTCTTCTGTTTATTTTGTCCAagtgaacccccccccccctccttttcAGTTCAATGAGTTGATTAAGATCAATAAAATCATTAAACAAGTCAACCAATCTTGGGTTAACATTACCTATGTTAATATCCTCCTTCACCCTAATCAAGTTAAAATCACCCCCAAGAGCTAGAGGAAGTGACTCCTTATCACAAATATCCTGTAACTCCTTAATAAAGTTATTTGATAAATCATGATTGCAGAACCATAAACTGTAATCATACTTCATCTAATATTTAACCTTCTATTTCTCAAAGTTAACTGAATACAAAACTCACCTACCCAATGATCCTCTACTTCAAGAACATCCCCCTTGATGCCCACTAGAATTCCCCTAGAAAGACCCCTAGATGGTAACCAGAACTAGGAAAATTCTGCACCACCAACCAACTGAGATAGTTCCTTGCTATCAAAGTCAATTTTCATGATTTCTTGCAACCCAATCCCACCTTAATTCTCTTTTTTAATAATCTTTTTTACCCTCTTCGGGCCTTTTTAGCCAACCCCCTAACATTCTAGAAAAGGAATCTTATTTTAAAGTTTTTTTATTGCTTGATCCATTCTTCTTAGCTCTATTTAGAACACTAGTTTGATCACCTTTTGAAACACCCCTCTTATTATTATCAATGATCTCCACGGTCATATCAGACAAAAGATTCTCATCAACCCTAACATCCTTGTCAACTAAAGATTGAAGGTAAGCTTTATAATTAGTTTCAGCAATAGTAGCTCTAGCATATTCTTCAACTTTGAAAGCAGAAATGGTACCCTCTAAATCTTATACTTCTATATCTATTTGATCAATAATAGAGCTAATATGTTCATCCGAAGCATTATTAAGAATAGTAAAATGGTTAACAAGAGAGGAATTACCTCGGTCCTCTAGGTTTTTAATTTTCATCCTAGCCATGACCTTATCTTGAATTGGAACACCATCCCTAGAGCTCTTGTACTAAATCTAgtagcaaataaattttgtttaaCCTTTTTCCTAGCTTTCTTAACAACAAGGATATACCACCCTTGGTCTTTGTCATCATTGACTTCACCTTCCTCTCATATACAAGTATCATCAGGTTGAGACTCAAATTCCAAACCCTTCAAACCATCATCAGGATCAACAATGATATGACTTATAATTTGGGtggtacatgtatatatgttttgAGTCTCAACCCTAGAAATAACAGCAGTCTGATCCTCTCCCAAACAAACAATTTTCTCATCTTGAATCTTCATAGAAGACCATTTTGTAGCCTCCATAAGATAAGGACCATTTAACATGTGCACCAAAAGTTGACCATTAGGAAACTAtgcttgatcatttttatcagATTTTAACTCTCCTTTATCATTAGTTATAGCACTGCCTAGTTGCACCAGATCCTTGCGACTGTCATAAATAGCATCTGTATGACCCTGAGACATCTTGAGTATATCCAACTCCTCACATCTTGTAGCTATTTATCCTAGACTCTAAGATTTCTCTGTTTATATCAACCTTCAGAGATAAGCTTATATCACCCCCTCAATGTGCATCTTAACGTCTGAAAATGCCATTATAATTTCGTCCTTGGGATCAAAGGCTGCAGTAAGGGTCACCTTATCATATGGAACTGATTCCTCTGTAACTGCAGTATCTTGACATTTTCTTACTTTAGATGCATTTCCCCCCTTAGTAATCTCCTCTTGCTATGACTTTGACCCTCCTTTATACTCTCTCTTAGGATTGTTATCCTCATTTGATgaatcatccatatcattatcctcatcctcatcttctTGATCTTTGAGGTCAGGTTTGGAGGGACCATTCTCCTTCCTTTTACCATCAAAGGTTTCAACAATATATGTGGTATCCTTACCCATTTTGTTGAAGAAGATCTCAATAGTAGTCTTTATCTTCAAAGGATTATTCCTGCAGTTCACTTTCACTCTTGCTAGCCCTTCTCTCATGAGACTTAATTCATCAACAACTACAATGTCTGCCTCAAGAGAAGTGCTCTCCTTGACCAGCTTCTCCTCTTTAGCATAATCAGGTATACTAAAAATCTTGATCCATACTGATTGAAGCAGATTAATCACATTGGGATCAATATTTCTTTTAGAAATCTTAACCACCAGAGAGTGTAAAGCTAACTCAACCATAGAGAGCCTAGAAAATATTTCCAAAGATTCCCTTTAGGGAAGACTATAAGAAATTCTTTGCCATCAATCATCATAATATGTCATTTTCAATTAGGATCAATAAGGATTTTAAGTTCAACTTCTATTTTTTTCCTCATTAGCATCACCCTCGTTAACATTAATCACCCCAATAATTAATAAAGGCTTAGTCTTAGATTCAGAAATATTGAGACAATAAAAATCTTGCTCCGGAATACGAAAACTATACATtttaagtttcttctccttagCAGATAATGAACTACACTCTGCAACCATATGACTAGACTTCTTACATTTATAGCAAACATGTTCATTACTACAATCAATCTGATGATGTCTTTCTTGCTGACATCGAAAGTACATAATAATCTCATATTGTTTTGGCTTAGGAGCTTTACCTCGAGCTAGATCTCGACGCAGATCGACGAAATCTTTCCTCGGAGGGTCCTCCGCCTTCTGAAACCGGGCTCCCCCATGAGCATCTTAAGGTATGTTCCTATCACCCCACCCACCTTGTGATTCAATTTTCTGCCCTCATGAGCATAGTTCCAGCAACCACCTTGATCTCTCTACCGTTGACCTTCACAACCATATATGTGGTTCCTCTTCTCTCTTACAAGAGACCCGATCTCCTCTGTAGCTTCTGGCGAAGATCCCGCTCCCGATTGGAGTCATTTATCATCAACGGTACATTGGTTGAAAATGGACTGGCTAGTGACGGGTTGTGATTAAGTTGTATCGTCCGGtgtatcttttttcttcttggaCAGATTTCGTACACCTATGCCCAATGGGAATTTACGTGGTACTGTAGATTTACCCAGTACCTGCAGTGGAGTTCTCCTATTTTCTCCCTCCATAAAAAAACTCCAGTACCTGCAGTGGAGTACTCCTATTCTCTCCCtccataaaaaaaactctaagtAATCTACGTACTCATTTATCATCAACGGTGATGCAATTTTTGGCTTTTCCTTTTTATAGTTTTCCATTTCCATCTCCTGCGCAGGCAACAGCCAACATGTGGAGGGGTCGCCGTACATGTTGCCTGTCCCCTTGACTCGCGTGCTGTAGCTATGACATCGCTTCGGATCCTCCATGCTTCCGTGGCCTGGTCCGTGGgtcgttgctgctgctgctgcttctttttgtttttgttttttttttgtgcagtTTTTGCCTGAGACTTCGGCTTCAAAGTGCATATCGATATCGTTCTGTAATTCTGCGTCTATTCTGAAGACGAATTTGACGGTACATTTTGTGCCAAACGGTACGGTGCGGCACAGGAATTGCTGGTAGATTTGAAGGGAACTTCACAGGAGCAATCCTATCAAGAAAGATCTAGACAAGAATCTTGGGGCAAGACCTGAAGTACGCCAAACTGATTGATTATATTGGGCTGTGACGACCAAAGACAAGTGATGTGCCCGGCTGGCCTCCCATGGTGAGGATGCCAGCTCTCCACCAGGGCTAAGTGCCGACATACGCAAGTGAGGATAAGGCTGCGTTGGTACGACTGAAGCTCTCTATATTAGATTTAAAGTTTGTAGattaaaaaattttaaattttattttttaaattaaaataaaaataaaatgatttactCAAACATCCTCAGTATACTATAACTCTAGCTTCACAAAATTTTAGAGTTAAAAATATTCagctttaaaatttattaaagtTATAACTCTACCAAATATACTCTAACTAAACGCTATCTTGAACTCTTGCTAAATAATGAGCGAGGGAGGCCGGGTCTATTCGATAAAACTCCTACGTACGCAGAATCTGTTTTGCGGAAGTTGTGGAAGGCATTTTCTGCATCTTGGTTGCTTTTAAGCTTCTCGTTAAATGCTACAGAATCTTGACGTTtggcacttttttttttctttggaagcTACGTCAAACAGGTCGTgatatctcttttttttcttcttctttcttcttctgttTCTTTGGCCAATCTTCGAGAGTTGATGCGAGCCTGAAAGGACATAGAATTTGTTACTTTCTCTCTGGTTGACAAACAGGGATCAATCTGCTCGAAGAATTAGGACAGCGCCTGTATCGATATGTGCTCCTTAACCCCTCAAGATTCATTCTTGATAAGTGCTATGATTTATGGAGAAAAACACAATTCAAAAGCACCAGGTAATGATTATTACATTGTATGAGCTCTTAATATTCTTACGGTAAAAAATGTCTTACGGTACAGAGGATATGGGTTATTTTGATCAAAGATAATCCgaaaaaaaactagaaggacAATATCAAGTGTTTCTTTTGTAATCATAAAGAAAATatctaacatatttttttaatattcttTGGCTAAGACAATCTGGTATATAGTCAGAATATCCTTAGGGATTAAAAAATCAAGGAACATTTCATATATGATGGGTACTTAATTACAAGAGATAGgtactaagaaaaaaaaagaatcttaGTTAGTATAGAGACCATTTTTTTGGCTATTTAGTTTTATCGTAATGATATattatttcataaaaaaatatgccATTCATACAGGTACTTTTCAGAGGTATTTACTATCTAAGATTATGAAGAGTGGTATATAAGGAGGACCAAAAGGAAGACTTTCTAAAGGCATGTCATGCATTGAAGGTGGTGCAATGAAGCTCTTTGTCAAGAACGAGTGATCATGTAGTTACATATTACAAGAttcatgacatttttattcagttTTATCATGTTTCCTCTCTGTATGTTGTTACCTTCATATGTTagaatattataataattaaCTGTTGGCTGTATGCATCTTATGATGTAAAAAAGCCGGATGATTTTATCCATTTTCTAAAAATGAGCTATTAATATTGACAAGAGTATTAAACAAGGCAATGCACATTTCATGAGTTGCTAGAATATTCTAGATATTAGAATATTC
This genomic interval carries:
- the LOC133884226 gene encoding probable membrane-associated kinase regulator 1, producing the protein MGRSRGSKDARAGDAGGVKSFPSPTSSSASSSEFEFTVTLSPASKQRSAAQLCPADELFYKGQLLPLQLSPRISMVRTLLLSSASTSSASASDSTSTSNSSRDSNGSTSSSFSADCATLLLPDSAASSSRPSSATEDDRRHLNHLAGTSSFAGLPPAKRTGKQYLSSFATRFSSVFHRGGAPAAKKPSRSLAKEVIKKYAKKVKPLYEKLSQIPKNQNKVNGGGGNNQPQPPAQQQQQGFKKPFTFSIRKKRGDDDHVVAAAVAAEVSGKYAHSNSFSGNLRFPRQKRCAASCPSSMRSSPSHSGLLTFGGAGGFGFPDVPAAAAVAGGIVGIGPVSLSTASSMEELQSAIEGAIAHCKNTMGGAVPVCTPRKAADEICAF